From Micromonospora echinospora:
GCTGGTCGGCTCGTCGAACAGCATCAGCTTCGGCCGCATGGCCAGCGCCCGGGCGATCGCCACCCGCTGCTGCTGTCCGCCGGAGAGCTGACCGGGGTACGCGCCGAGCTTGTCGCCCAGTCCCACCCGGTCCAGCAGCTGAGCGGCGTGCTCCCGGGCCTGCGCCTTCTTGGCCTGGCGCAGCAGCACCGGGGCCTCCATGACGTTCTGCAGCACCGTCATGTGCGGGAACAGGTTGAACCGCTGGAACACCATGCCGATGGCGCGGCGCTGCGCGGCCACGTCCTTGTCCCGCATCTCGTACAGCTTGCCGCCGCGCTCCCGGTAGCCGATCAGGTCGCCGTCCACCCGGATCCGGCCGGCGTCGATCTTCTCCAGGTGGTTGATGCAGCGCAGGAACGTCGACTTGCCGGAGCCGGAGGGCCCGAGCAGGCAGCACACCTCGCCGGAGCGGACCTCCAGGTCGATGCCCTTGAGCACCTCCAGCGGCCCGAACGACTTGTGCACCTGCTCGGCCCGCACCATCAGCCCGGACTCGGCGGTCGGCGCCTGCGGGGAAGCGGTCGTGTCCGTCATTGCGCCGTCCCACTCGTCGTGCTGCCGCTCTCGGCGGCGAGCCCTCGCAGCCGCTGTCGAGCCCGCGTACTGCGCCCGAAACCCTTCGAGTAGTGCCGCTCCAGGTAGTACTGCCCCACCAGCAGGACGCTGGTCAGCAGCAGATACCACAGCGTCGCGGCGACGTACATCGGGAAGGGCTGGAAGGTTCGGGAACCGACGGCCTTGAGCTGGAAGAACAGCTCCATCGACACCGGCACGAAGGCCACCAGCGAGGTGTCCTTGAGCATCGCGATGGTCTCGTTCCCGGTCGGCGGAATGATCACCCGCATCGCCTGCGGCAACACGATCCGCCGCAGGATCTGCGCCCGGCTCATGCCCAGCGCCTGAGCCGCCTCGGTCTGCCCCTCGTCCACCGACTGGATGCCGGCCCGGACGATCTCGGCCATGTACGCGGCCTCGGACAGACCCAGCGCCAGCATGCCGGCGACGAAGCCGGTCAGGATGTCCACCGCGCTGAACCCGAACAGCCGGGCCTCGAAGTCGTGCAACCCGAACAGGGCGCCGATCTGCCTGTCGAACGGCAGACCGAACTCCAGCCGCGACCAGAGGATGCCGAGGTTGCCGAAGAGGATCGCCAGCACCAGCCGCGGCACCGCCCGGAAGAACCAGGTGTAGACCCAGGCCACGCCGCGCAGCACCGGGTTGGGCGACAGCCGCATGATCGCGATGACGATGCCCAGGCCGATGCCGATCACCATCGACGTGATCAGCAGCAGGATGGTGCCGCGCAGCCCTTCGATGATCGGCGGGCGGAACATCTCGTCCACCATGAACGACCACTGGAACGCGGAGTTCGTGACCAGCATGTGCACGAACATCGCTACCAGCACGGCGATGACCGCCACACCGGCCCAGCGCCCGGGGTGCCGCACGGGCACGGCCTTGATCGGTTCAGGCCGTGCCCGTCCGGATGTGTCGGCCGACATGGTCAGACCGACGGGTTCAGTTCAGCGTTGGTGATCGCGCCGCCCTCGACACCCCACTTGCTGAGCGCCGCCTTGTAGCTGCCGTCGGCGATGACCGCCTGCACGGCCTCCTTGAGCACCTCGGCGAACGCCTGCTGCTCCTTGTTCACCGCGTAGCCGTACGGCGCCGACTCGTAGATGTCGCCGAGCACCTCGAGCTGACCGTTGCTCTGCTTCACCGCGTACGCGCCGACCGGGGAGTCGGCCAGCATGGCGTCGTTCTTGCCGCTGCCCACGGCGGCGGTGGCGTCGCTCTGCGCCTGGTACTGGTCGATCTTGATCGCCGGCTTGCCGGCGTCGGTGCACTTCTTCGACCGGGCGGTGATGTCGTCGAGCTGGACCGTACCGACCTGCACGGCGATCTTCTTGCCGCAGGCGTTCTCCGGGTCCACCCCGGCCGGGTTGCCCTTCTTGGTCGCCCACTGGGTGCCCGCCGAGTAGTAGCTCACCATGTTGACCGTCTTCAGACGGTCGGCGTTGATGGTGAACGACGAGACGCCGACCTCGTACTTGCCCGAACCCACGCCGGGCAGGATCGCGTCGAACGGCGCCGACTCGTACTCGGCCTTGAGGCCGAGCTTCTGGGCCACCGCGTTGAACAGCTCCACGTCGAAGCCGACCACCGTCTTGCCGTCCTGGTCGAGGAACTCGGCCGGGGCGTACGTCGAGTCGGTGCCGACCTTGATCACGCCGTCGGCCTTGATCGCGTCCGGCACCTTCGCGGCCAGGTTGGAATCGGCCGTGGCGGACACCGACGGGCCGTCGCCCGGCTCGGCCGAGTTCTCCTTCTCGCCGCAGGCGGCGAGGGAGAGCAGCAGGACGGCCGCACCGGCGACGCCGAGCGCCGCCCGCCGTCCGGGGTTGGAGTGGAACATGGCTGTACTCCTTATTGCGAGGGGTCGGTCGGTCAGGCCACGCCGAGGTATGCCTCTTTGACCGAGGGGTCGTGCAGCAGGTCCGTGCCGGAACCGCTCTTGACGATCCGGCCGGTCTCCAGCACGTACGCCCGGTGGGCGCGCGCCAGCGCCTGCTGGGCGTTCTGCTCCACCAGCAGGATCGTGGTGCCCTGCTGGTTGATCTCCGTGATGATCGTGAAGATCTGCTGGATGAGCATCGGCGCGAGACCCATCGACGGCTCGTCGAGCAGCAGCAGCTTCGGCCGGCTCATCAGCGCCCGGCCGACGGCGAGCATCTGCTGCTCACCGCCGGAGAGCGTGCCGCCGGCCTGCTTGCGCCGCTCGGCCAGCCGCGGGAACAGGTCCAGCACCCGGGCCAGGTCCTGCGCGATGCCGGCCTTGTCGCGCCGCGTGTACGCGCCCATGTCCAGGTTCTCCAGCACCGACATGCCGGGGAAGATGCCCCGGCCCTCGGGCGCCTGGCACAGCCCGCGCCGCACCCGCAGGTCGGCCCGGAGCTTGGTGATGTCCTCACCGGCGAACTTGATCCGGCCGGAGGCGACCGGCCGGATGCCGGAGATCGCCCGCATGGTGGTG
This genomic window contains:
- a CDS encoding amino acid ABC transporter ATP-binding protein; translation: MTDTTASPQAPTAESGLMVRAEQVHKSFGPLEVLKGIDLEVRSGEVCCLLGPSGSGKSTFLRCINHLEKIDAGRIRVDGDLIGYRERGGKLYEMRDKDVAAQRRAIGMVFQRFNLFPHMTVLQNVMEAPVLLRQAKKAQAREHAAQLLDRVGLGDKLGAYPGQLSGGQQQRVAIARALAMRPKLMLFDEPTSALDPELVGEVLDTMKDLARDGMTMIVVTHEIGFAREVGDHLVFMDGGVVVEQGDPREVISAPKHERTKAFLAKVL
- a CDS encoding amino acid ABC transporter permease, yielding MSADTSGRARPEPIKAVPVRHPGRWAGVAVIAVLVAMFVHMLVTNSAFQWSFMVDEMFRPPIIEGLRGTILLLITSMVIGIGLGIVIAIMRLSPNPVLRGVAWVYTWFFRAVPRLVLAILFGNLGILWSRLEFGLPFDRQIGALFGLHDFEARLFGFSAVDILTGFVAGMLALGLSEAAYMAEIVRAGIQSVDEGQTEAAQALGMSRAQILRRIVLPQAMRVIIPPTGNETIAMLKDTSLVAFVPVSMELFFQLKAVGSRTFQPFPMYVAATLWYLLLTSVLLVGQYYLERHYSKGFGRSTRARQRLRGLAAESGSTTSGTAQ
- a CDS encoding ABC transporter substrate-binding protein — protein: MFHSNPGRRAALGVAGAAVLLLSLAACGEKENSAEPGDGPSVSATADSNLAAKVPDAIKADGVIKVGTDSTYAPAEFLDQDGKTVVGFDVELFNAVAQKLGLKAEYESAPFDAILPGVGSGKYEVGVSSFTINADRLKTVNMVSYYSAGTQWATKKGNPAGVDPENACGKKIAVQVGTVQLDDITARSKKCTDAGKPAIKIDQYQAQSDATAAVGSGKNDAMLADSPVGAYAVKQSNGQLEVLGDIYESAPYGYAVNKEQQAFAEVLKEAVQAVIADGSYKAALSKWGVEGGAITNAELNPSV
- a CDS encoding ABC transporter ATP-binding protein produces the protein MLLEIEDVSLLYGRIQALHGISLTVDEGEIVALIGANGAGKSTTMRAISGIRPVASGRIKFAGEDITKLRADLRVRRGLCQAPEGRGIFPGMSVLENLDMGAYTRRDKAGIAQDLARVLDLFPRLAERRKQAGGTLSGGEQQMLAVGRALMSRPKLLLLDEPSMGLAPMLIQQIFTIITEINQQGTTILLVEQNAQQALARAHRAYVLETGRIVKSGSGTDLLHDPSVKEAYLGVA